A portion of the Oncorhynchus masou masou isolate Uvic2021 chromosome 11, UVic_Omas_1.1, whole genome shotgun sequence genome contains these proteins:
- the LOC135548790 gene encoding prenylcysteine oxidase-like, which translates to MHWCLPFRFLLTLLSSILALGDSGSAQLDGTPPSKIAIVGAGIGGTATAHFLRQHFGPEVHIDVFEKGTVGGRLATVTVNHQDYESGGSIIHSLNLHMQDFVKQLGLKYRKNVAGKTAVFNGEEFILEETDWYLLDLFRLWWRYGISFIRLQMWVEEIMEKFMRIYKYQAHGYAFSSVEELLHSLGGSGFLNMTRCSLSESLLELGVSQRFIDEVIAPVMRVNYGQNVSIPAFVGAVSLAGAQANLWAVEGGNKLVCSGLLKLAKANLIQAQVTTISPHAAGESTQYQLNYATLTEKGSEFYDIVVVATPLQSSVGSGISFQGFEPQLPDIAGSYHHTVASIVHGYLNCSYFGFPDPKLFPFASVLTTDSPGLFFNSAASICPVNISTGFRRKQPQEAGVYKVFSPQPLDKPALKTLFRSYYSVQVTDWQAYPRYGSTQDLPPVVLHESLYYLNGIEWAGSAMEMSSVAAKNIALLAYHRWSRQLEMVDQKDLMHKIKTEL; encoded by the exons ATGCACTGGTGTCTTCCTTTCCGATTTCTTCTAACATTACTATCGTCAATCTTGGCACTAGGAGACTCTGGATCTGCACAACTTGATGGTACTCCACCTTCAAAAATAG CCATTGTAGGCGCTGGGATAGGCGGGACCGCCACAGCGCATTTTCTAAGGCAGCACTTCGGGCCAGAAGTGCACATTGATGTGTTCGAGAAGGGAACAGTCGGAGGGCGCCTGGCCACAGTCACCGTGAACCATCAGGACTATGAGTCCGGGGGCTCCATTATCCACTCCCTAAACCTGCACATGCAGGACTTTGTCAAGCAACTGG GTCTTAAGTATCGTAAGAATGTGGCAGGGAAGACGGCTGTGTTTAATGGGGAAGAGTTCATCCTGGAGGAGACTGACTGGTACCTGCTGGATCTGTTCCGCCTGTGGTGGCGCTATGGCATCAGCTTCATACGCCTGCAGATGTGGGTGGAGGAGATCATGGAGAAGTTCATGAG GATTTATAAGTACCAGGCCCATGGCTATGCCTTCAGTTCAGTGGAGGAGCTGCTGCACTCTCTGGGCGGGTCAGGGTTCCTGAATATGactcgctgctctctctctgagtctctgctGGAGCTGGGGGTGTCACAACGCTTCATTGACGAAGTCATTGCCCCCGTCATGAGGGTCAATTACGGACAGAATGTCAGCATCCCAGCTTTTGTCG GTGCCGTGTCATTGGCAGGTGCACAGGCCAACCTGTGGGCAGTGGAGGGAGGGAACAAGCTGGTTTGCTCTGGGCTGTTAAAACTGGCTAAGGCCAACCTTATCCAGGCCCAGGTCACAACCATCTCTCCCCATGCAGCTG GAGAGTCTACCCAGTACCAGCTCAACTATGCCACTCTGACTGAGAAAGGATCTGAATTCTACGACATTGTGGTGGTGGCGACTCCCCTGCAGTCCAGTGTGGGCTCAGGTATCTCCTTCCAGGGCTTTGAGCCTCAGCTGCCTGATATTGCTGGTTCCTACCAccacacagtggcctccatcgttcaCGGCTACCTCAACTGCTCCTACTTTGGCTTCCCAGACCCCAAGCTCTTCCCCTTTGCTAGTGTTCTCACCACAGACTCACCAGGACTCTTCTTCAACAGTGCTGCTAGCATCTGTCCCGTCAACATCAGTACTGGATTCCGCCGCAAGCAGCCCCAGGAGGCTGGTGTTTACAAGGTATTTTCCCCCCAACCCTTAGATAAGCCAGCGCTGAAGACACTGTTCAGGTCCTACTACTCTGTGCAGGTGACAGACTGGCAGGCTTACCCACGTTATGGGAGCACCCAGGACCTGCCGCCAGTTGTCCTTCATGAGAGCCTGTACTACCTCAATGGCATCGAGTGGGCTGGCAGCGCCATGGAAATGAGCTCAGTGGCAGCCAAAAACATTGCTCTGCTGGCCTACCACCGCTGGAGCAGGCAGCTGGAGATGGTCGACCAGAAAGACCTGATGCACAAGATCAAGACTGAGCTGTGA